The following are from one region of the Leptospira yasudae genome:
- a CDS encoding sensor histidine kinase — MTIQRSQSRSSLTKAGLWIFWISTILTIVSFFGNYYYEERNVDRLIDNIHWTITYLCAAILAWLGYLAAEGGIHRFRLWFALGLTANALGQLSWAIQVYLDYYVTPTPSDYLFPWVAPSFVIGYSIIVIECDRTRIRAAVLDALGLITAILTLSLALYLPQREGVGIPQLLPLINHPVSFLTAAALGVLLIPLLRLQPDKSWFAFILGMGGTGLCWLLWNAFFIVEIPPDGTILNAGFSVSALILGYGALTWEPKFNDNPIWGRRFEAALRLLPLFEVVASSITIVLAGTLSGLPEGVRIVAWTGTTIVVVIASARQTFLVKEMTDAEQRIRSINEGLEGIVTRRTEELRTVNQYLVSKNEQVVRAIEDLRSAQKQLIRSEKMAVLGQLVAGIAHELNTPLGAIVSSNEGIQSVLSNSWETLLRNYSEFSEAEKKVWEKLFSKGISPREFYDTKEERAKRKKISGLLSEVGIRDSMRLADILTDLGIAPEEISEVLQELSDKERFFPIAHNALSLSSLARASFTIEKAAEKASLVIQALKEYAYKDRSGAAMGPVDVRKQLETVLTLYYSKYKTQVEIVRNMPDTAYVWGNADALTQVWTNIIGNALYAMNYKGRMSISCKKISSGWEIAIEDSGTGIEDTIRDRIFEPFFTTKPSGAGTGLGLDICRRIIEDHNGRIFFETSDRGTTFYVVLPVADAASDRNGHTL; from the coding sequence ATGACAATTCAGAGAAGTCAATCTCGATCTTCCTTAACCAAAGCGGGGCTTTGGATATTTTGGATCAGTACGATCTTGACGATCGTTTCTTTTTTCGGAAATTACTATTACGAAGAAAGAAACGTAGATCGACTTATAGACAATATTCATTGGACGATCACCTATCTCTGTGCCGCGATTCTGGCTTGGCTCGGATATCTCGCCGCCGAAGGAGGAATCCATCGATTCCGACTCTGGTTTGCGCTGGGCCTTACCGCTAACGCGCTCGGTCAGCTTTCGTGGGCGATCCAAGTGTATCTCGATTATTATGTGACGCCTACCCCGAGCGATTATTTGTTTCCTTGGGTCGCGCCTTCCTTCGTGATAGGATATTCTATTATCGTTATTGAATGTGATCGCACTCGTATCCGCGCCGCGGTTCTCGACGCATTAGGCTTGATAACGGCGATCCTTACGCTCTCGCTCGCGTTGTATCTTCCGCAACGCGAAGGAGTCGGAATACCGCAGCTTCTCCCTTTGATCAATCATCCCGTATCCTTTTTAACGGCGGCCGCGTTGGGAGTTCTGCTCATTCCGCTTTTGCGATTGCAGCCGGATAAGTCCTGGTTTGCGTTCATACTCGGAATGGGAGGAACGGGGCTTTGCTGGTTGTTGTGGAACGCGTTCTTTATCGTAGAGATTCCGCCGGACGGAACGATTCTCAACGCGGGATTTTCCGTATCCGCGTTGATCTTAGGATACGGAGCATTGACTTGGGAGCCTAAGTTCAACGATAACCCGATTTGGGGAAGAAGGTTCGAAGCCGCTCTCCGTTTATTACCTTTATTTGAAGTAGTTGCGAGTTCGATCACGATCGTTCTTGCCGGAACTCTTTCCGGTCTGCCCGAAGGAGTTCGGATCGTAGCGTGGACGGGAACGACGATCGTAGTCGTGATCGCGAGTGCGAGACAAACGTTTCTTGTAAAGGAAATGACGGACGCCGAACAACGAATCCGCTCCATCAACGAAGGTCTCGAAGGAATCGTCACCAGACGAACGGAAGAATTAAGAACCGTAAACCAATATCTCGTTTCCAAAAACGAACAAGTCGTTCGAGCCATTGAAGATTTGAGAAGCGCGCAGAAACAGCTGATCCGCTCCGAAAAGATGGCCGTTTTAGGACAGTTGGTAGCAGGTATAGCGCATGAACTCAATACCCCGCTGGGAGCGATCGTTTCCTCGAACGAAGGAATTCAATCCGTATTGTCCAATTCGTGGGAGACTCTTTTAAGAAATTATTCCGAATTTTCCGAAGCCGAAAAGAAAGTCTGGGAAAAACTTTTTTCCAAAGGAATATCTCCGCGGGAATTTTACGATACGAAAGAGGAGCGAGCAAAACGGAAAAAAATCTCGGGATTGTTAAGCGAAGTAGGAATCCGGGACTCGATGCGGCTCGCCGATATTCTCACGGATTTGGGAATCGCGCCGGAGGAAATTTCCGAAGTTCTGCAAGAGTTATCGGATAAGGAGAGATTCTTTCCGATCGCGCATAACGCGCTTTCTTTGTCCAGTTTGGCCCGTGCCAGTTTTACGATCGAAAAGGCGGCGGAAAAAGCGTCGCTCGTCATACAAGCTCTCAAAGAATACGCGTATAAGGATCGTTCGGGTGCTGCGATGGGACCGGTCGACGTCCGCAAACAATTGGAAACCGTACTTACGCTTTATTATTCCAAGTATAAAACTCAAGTGGAAATCGTCCGGAATATGCCCGACACCGCCTACGTTTGGGGAAATGCGGACGCGCTGACGCAGGTCTGGACGAACATCATCGGTAATGCGCTCTATGCGATGAACTATAAAGGGAGAATGTCGATTTCCTGTAAAAAAATATCCTCGGGTTGGGAGATCGCGATTGAAGACAGCGGAACCGGAATCGAAGACACGATACGGGATCGGATCTTCGAACCTTTTTTCACCACAAAACCTTCGGGAGCCGGAACCGGTTTAGGATTGGATATCTGCCGCAGAATCATCGAAGATCACAATGGCAGGATCTTTTTCGAGACTTCCGATCGAGGAACGACTTTTTACGTCGTTCTTCCGGTTGCCGACGCCGCATCGGATCGCAACGGACATACGCTTTAG
- a CDS encoding glutathione S-transferase family protein, whose translation MIELYSASTPNGRKVSILLEELGIPYTVHPIDLGKLEQKQDWFLKINPNGRIPAIIDKDNGDFTVFESGAILIYLAEKTGKLLPKDPKERSVVLQWLMFQMGGVGPMQGQAGVFLKYAPEKIPFAIARYQNETKRLYSVLDRRLGESKYLGGKELSIADIATWPWVNVHDYVEVSLDEFPNLKRWEAELSQRPAFIKGKDIPNKVDHQKDAEEIKKKAQAMLGK comes from the coding sequence TTGATCGAATTATATTCAGCTTCCACACCGAACGGAAGAAAAGTTTCCATTCTATTGGAAGAATTAGGAATTCCTTATACAGTGCATCCGATTGATCTCGGAAAATTGGAACAGAAACAGGATTGGTTTTTGAAAATCAATCCGAACGGAAGAATTCCCGCGATCATCGACAAAGATAACGGCGATTTTACCGTTTTTGAATCGGGGGCCATTCTGATCTATCTCGCCGAAAAAACCGGAAAACTGTTACCGAAGGATCCTAAGGAAAGAAGCGTGGTTCTGCAATGGTTGATGTTTCAGATGGGCGGAGTCGGTCCGATGCAGGGCCAAGCCGGAGTCTTTTTGAAATACGCTCCCGAAAAAATTCCGTTCGCGATCGCAAGATATCAGAACGAAACCAAACGTCTTTATTCCGTCCTCGATCGCAGGCTCGGTGAAAGTAAATATCTCGGCGGAAAGGAATTGTCGATCGCGGATATCGCGACATGGCCTTGGGTGAACGTTCACGACTATGTGGAGGTTTCTCTCGACGAGTTTCCGAATCTCAAACGCTGGGAGGCGGAACTCTCACAACGTCCAGCATTCATAAAAGGAAAGGACATTCCGAACAAAGTGGATCACCAAAAGGACGCCGAGGAAATCAAAAAGAAAGCGCAAGCTATGTTAGGAAAGTAG
- a CDS encoding acyl-CoA dehydrogenase family protein translates to MDFTIPKEVEEIKKKIRDFVENHAIPAEDHYDYDQGRMPEKITEELRKKVKELGLWTPHLPKSEGGLGLDMVGTAIIFSELGRSPIAPYLCNCDAPDEGNMHLLHIAANEEQKKKFYYPLVEGKIRSAFAMTEPPPGAGADPQTLTTNAVKDGNEYVINGHKWYCTGANGAGFLIVMSKVADSFRRTTMFLVPTDTPGYTMVREIGVMGSHGPGGHCELKFENVRVPESSILGRVGEGFKWSQERLGPARLTHCMRWIGLARRSMEIAREYALKREVFGQRIADHQGIQWMFAESALEIESGYMLTLKAAHTLRSGEDARQIISMAKWQVSETLCKVIDRAIQICGSHGYGRDMKLELFYRDARAARIADGPSEVHKMVIGRNLVSGKNDF, encoded by the coding sequence ATGGATTTTACGATACCGAAGGAAGTCGAGGAGATCAAAAAGAAAATCCGCGATTTCGTGGAAAATCACGCGATTCCCGCGGAGGATCACTACGACTACGATCAAGGAAGGATGCCCGAAAAGATCACGGAAGAGCTGAGAAAGAAAGTAAAGGAACTCGGTCTTTGGACTCCGCATCTTCCAAAATCGGAGGGAGGACTCGGACTCGATATGGTGGGAACCGCGATCATCTTCTCCGAACTCGGACGTTCTCCGATCGCTCCCTATCTTTGTAACTGCGACGCGCCCGACGAGGGCAACATGCACCTTCTTCATATCGCGGCAAACGAAGAACAAAAGAAAAAATTCTATTATCCTCTTGTGGAAGGAAAGATTCGTTCCGCTTTTGCGATGACCGAACCGCCTCCGGGCGCCGGAGCCGATCCGCAAACCTTGACTACCAACGCGGTCAAAGACGGAAACGAATACGTGATCAACGGGCACAAGTGGTATTGCACCGGAGCGAACGGAGCGGGCTTTTTGATCGTGATGTCCAAGGTTGCGGATTCGTTTCGAAGAACCACGATGTTTCTCGTGCCGACCGATACGCCCGGTTATACGATGGTGCGTGAAATCGGAGTGATGGGTTCGCACGGTCCGGGAGGTCATTGCGAATTGAAGTTCGAAAACGTTCGCGTTCCCGAATCTTCGATCCTCGGAAGAGTGGGCGAAGGTTTCAAATGGTCGCAGGAGCGTCTTGGACCAGCCCGCCTAACACACTGTATGCGGTGGATCGGTCTTGCGAGAAGATCGATGGAAATCGCGAGGGAATATGCGCTCAAACGCGAAGTATTCGGTCAAAGAATCGCGGATCATCAGGGGATTCAGTGGATGTTCGCCGAATCCGCTTTGGAAATCGAATCCGGTTATATGCTTACTTTAAAAGCCGCACACACTCTTCGATCGGGAGAAGACGCAAGGCAGATCATTTCGATGGCAAAGTGGCAAGTCTCCGAAACTCTCTGCAAGGTGATCGACCGCGCGATTCAGATCTGCGGTTCTCATGGATACGGAAGGGACATGAAACTCGAATTGTTTTATCGGGACGCAAGGGCGGCTCGGATCGCGGACGGACCGAGCGAGGTTCACAAAATGGTGATCGGAAGAAACCTGGTCAGCGGCAAAAACGATTTTTAA
- a CDS encoding ArsR/SmtB family transcription factor yields the protein MKKKKKFPFETEATLQLMSAISDPVKLKIAKILSCHREVKAGDIAKEFDISRTTISHHLNKMKLLNLVSSRKEGKEIYYSVDKSLIVDTLKEVVKFLES from the coding sequence ATGAAGAAGAAAAAGAAATTCCCGTTCGAAACGGAAGCTACGCTGCAGCTCATGTCCGCGATCTCCGATCCTGTAAAGTTGAAGATCGCGAAAATTCTTTCCTGTCATCGAGAGGTGAAAGCGGGCGACATCGCGAAGGAATTCGACATTTCGAGAACCACGATCTCGCATCATCTCAACAAGATGAAATTGTTGAATCTCGTTTCTTCCCGGAAGGAAGGAAAGGAAATCTATTACTCGGTGGACAAGAGTCTGATAGTTGACACGTTAAAAGAAGTTGTAAAATTTCTGGAATCCTGA
- a CDS encoding YncE family protein, translating to MNVHLKNILFKPKAAFLIPIFLFLVCCESGNSSLISSPANREKSGSATVKFGIHPYKGTVIKTGEEVLPFKVLETDKNIALVELQVPVYSDGKGLELKLSSPGFQNSSFSVKNAEELNEKLIALDKEGVTHRFTARFKTGMQPKSVRFIDNTRLAIPLLEDEGMDVLNILTGETVRLAPPEKYKKKLGFVETIAIPEHNELWVSQMQANAVHVFDLKTLAYKATVDLTGKWSKILLYDPIRDLVYCSNWISEDISVIDRKTKTETRKTDKIGLPRGLLLSKDGKELYIAQFSASNQESSGGRLGIYSMEKEKLIDTIGPPGNKRHIVPGPTEDKIYVSDMCCSKIEVYDLKEKKVQKSIPVFDKPNTIALSPDGKYLYVSCRGPNNPTEGYLKKGLVLGRVYVIDTATDTVKEFWEAGNQPTGLDVSPDNRYLVISDFLDHQIRVYRRDGF from the coding sequence TTGAACGTTCATCTCAAAAACATTCTCTTCAAACCCAAAGCGGCCTTTCTCATTCCGATCTTTCTGTTTCTCGTCTGCTGCGAGAGCGGAAATTCTTCTTTGATCTCCTCTCCTGCCAATCGTGAAAAAAGCGGAAGTGCGACCGTCAAATTCGGAATTCATCCTTACAAAGGAACGGTCATAAAAACGGGAGAAGAAGTTCTTCCGTTCAAGGTATTGGAAACGGACAAGAACATCGCGCTCGTGGAATTGCAGGTTCCTGTTTATTCGGACGGTAAGGGACTCGAGTTGAAACTCTCTTCTCCGGGTTTTCAAAATTCTTCCTTTAGCGTTAAGAACGCGGAAGAGCTGAACGAAAAACTGATCGCCCTCGACAAAGAAGGCGTAACGCATCGTTTTACCGCGCGATTCAAAACCGGAATGCAGCCGAAGAGCGTGCGTTTTATCGATAACACAAGACTGGCGATTCCTCTTCTCGAAGACGAAGGAATGGACGTTCTGAATATCTTAACGGGAGAAACCGTTCGACTCGCGCCTCCCGAAAAATACAAAAAGAAACTCGGCTTTGTAGAAACGATCGCGATCCCCGAACACAACGAACTCTGGGTCAGTCAGATGCAGGCGAACGCGGTGCACGTCTTCGATTTAAAAACTCTCGCGTATAAAGCGACGGTGGATCTTACGGGTAAATGGTCCAAAATTCTTCTCTACGATCCGATCCGCGATCTCGTCTATTGTTCGAACTGGATCAGCGAAGACATCTCCGTCATCGATCGCAAGACGAAAACGGAAACGCGCAAGACCGATAAGATCGGATTGCCTCGGGGACTTCTTCTTTCCAAAGACGGAAAGGAATTGTATATCGCTCAATTCTCGGCGAGCAATCAGGAATCCAGCGGCGGAAGACTCGGCATCTATTCGATGGAAAAGGAAAAGCTGATCGATACGATCGGACCTCCGGGCAACAAACGTCATATCGTTCCCGGACCTACCGAAGATAAGATCTACGTTTCGGATATGTGCTGCAGCAAAATCGAAGTCTATGATCTGAAAGAGAAGAAAGTGCAGAAGTCGATTCCAGTATTCGATAAACCGAATACGATTGCGTTGTCTCCCGATGGAAAATATCTCTACGTCTCCTGCAGAGGACCGAACAACCCGACCGAAGGTTATCTCAAAAAAGGATTGGTTCTCGGAAGAGTGTATGTCATCGACACCGCGACCGATACGGTAAAAGAATTTTGGGAAGCGGGAAATCAACCCACGGGGCTCGACGTTTCGCCGGACAACCGATACTTGGTGATCTCGGATTTTCTGGATCATCAAATTCGAGTCTATCGCAGAGACGGATTTTAG
- a CDS encoding acyltransferase family protein — MSLKPTLSEHSKNRKRLFYLDNLRSFALLLGLVFHVAIVYAAEIKYPLRNEERSEFFDVFGEWVHVFRMPLFFFLSGYFTEAIFRAKPLKDFLRMRIFRIFIPTVVGVLLFAPMQSYISLLQAGDKISYFDFYIQIFLNGNIRPSHLWFLYFLILFTILHLFVRKATLPLTALLKKEPAQKGFAQEWKTITVFTFISFTGTCMINFYFMKDESWFAIEPVNFVYNYTFFLCGSLLISKEKLLLEPQSDRFWIWAPLALLTFWGFYEISRIDPFWSYFGYTGDWRRILHILSKCAAGWLMIRLLIGLFQKFFDFKNEQTEYMRTASLPIYLVHHPVSLLAGYFVVHTSLGLAEKFLLHLFLVFSITFAIYHFLIRPFRWVNLVLGNQTQAKKNP; from the coding sequence TTGAGCCTTAAGCCAACCTTGTCGGAACATTCCAAAAACCGAAAGAGACTTTTTTATTTAGACAATCTTCGATCGTTCGCTCTCTTGCTCGGTCTCGTATTTCACGTCGCGATCGTGTACGCCGCGGAAATCAAATACCCGCTTCGAAACGAAGAACGATCGGAATTCTTCGACGTATTCGGAGAATGGGTTCACGTATTTCGAATGCCCCTCTTCTTCTTTTTATCGGGATATTTTACCGAAGCGATCTTTCGGGCCAAACCTCTCAAAGATTTTTTACGGATGAGAATCTTCCGGATTTTCATCCCCACGGTCGTGGGGGTTCTTTTATTCGCGCCGATGCAATCCTACATTTCGCTTTTACAGGCGGGCGATAAAATTTCTTACTTCGATTTCTATATTCAAATTTTCTTAAATGGGAACATTCGCCCTTCCCATCTTTGGTTTTTATACTTCTTGATCCTGTTTACGATCCTGCATCTTTTCGTCCGCAAGGCGACTCTGCCTTTAACGGCTCTTCTCAAAAAGGAACCGGCTCAAAAAGGATTCGCGCAGGAATGGAAAACGATCACGGTATTCACGTTCATCAGTTTTACGGGGACGTGCATGATCAACTTCTACTTTATGAAGGACGAATCCTGGTTCGCGATCGAACCGGTGAACTTCGTTTACAACTATACGTTTTTTCTCTGCGGAAGTTTACTCATCTCCAAGGAAAAGCTTCTGCTCGAACCGCAATCCGATCGTTTCTGGATCTGGGCTCCGCTGGCGCTTCTTACCTTCTGGGGATTTTACGAAATCAGCAGGATCGATCCGTTCTGGTCTTACTTCGGTTATACGGGGGATTGGAGAAGAATTCTCCACATTCTTTCCAAATGCGCCGCGGGTTGGCTGATGATCCGGCTGCTCATCGGACTGTTTCAAAAGTTCTTCGACTTTAAAAACGAACAAACGGAATACATGAGAACCGCGAGTTTGCCGATTTATCTCGTTCATCATCCGGTTTCTTTGTTGGCCGGATATTTCGTGGTTCATACGAGCCTGGGGCTTGCGGAGAAATTCCTCCTCCATCTGTTTCTCGTATTTTCAATCACATTCGCAATTTATCATTTTCTAATACGTCCTTTCCGCTGGGTGAATCTCGTCCTCGGGAATCAGACGCAGGCAAAAAAGAATCCATAG
- a CDS encoding histidine phosphatase family protein, protein MSVVHLVRHGQANSQGENYDLLTPHGKSQAFALGKFMAQNGEVPDRIVTGTLRRQVETGESFLEGVISVVGEREEFRSSSFINRDAGWNEFSPELWGSYSKLLAAKRPEFAKTLSQFAKVRLKGGIRSAALFFKLTEEILKFWKEGTETPEGIETYRGFEERIFHSSNVWFSPGDQERNFIFTSGTPISLVLNRLLKQDEDCFAWMPWIWNTSLSTFRWVRGKYLPVSINGVPHLPEKINRTLF, encoded by the coding sequence ATGTCCGTTGTTCATCTTGTCCGTCACGGACAGGCAAATTCTCAAGGTGAAAACTACGATCTCTTAACTCCGCACGGAAAGAGTCAGGCGTTTGCGCTCGGAAAGTTCATGGCTCAGAACGGAGAAGTTCCCGATCGGATCGTAACCGGGACCTTGCGTAGACAAGTCGAGACGGGAGAATCCTTTTTGGAAGGGGTGATTTCGGTCGTAGGCGAACGGGAAGAATTTCGATCCTCTTCGTTTATCAATCGAGATGCGGGTTGGAACGAATTCTCACCCGAACTCTGGGGATCTTACTCGAAACTGCTCGCGGCAAAGAGGCCCGAGTTTGCAAAAACTCTTTCTCAATTCGCAAAGGTTCGACTCAAAGGCGGGATACGATCCGCGGCTCTGTTTTTTAAGCTGACCGAAGAGATTCTCAAGTTTTGGAAAGAAGGAACGGAAACTCCCGAAGGAATCGAAACCTACCGCGGTTTCGAGGAAAGAATATTCCATTCTTCTAATGTATGGTTTTCGCCCGGGGATCAGGAACGGAATTTCATCTTCACTTCGGGAACCCCCATTTCTTTGGTGCTGAATCGGCTCTTAAAACAGGACGAGGATTGTTTCGCTTGGATGCCTTGGATCTGGAACACCTCCTTAAGTACCTTTCGTTGGGTCAGAGGGAAATATCTTCCCGTTTCGATCAACGGAGTTCCCCATCTTCCCGAAAAAATAAATCGCACTCTATTTTGA
- a CDS encoding Crp/Fnr family transcriptional regulator: MKITESMVHRLGVTFKESDIIFEENQEAEVMYLIVKGKVGIHKKVKEAYKLLVELKEGDMFGEMALIDKTPRSARAVAKTDVSLIAINEGAFFNLIQTNPGFSMKIVKILSSRLRETNKTIASLLKADKKNLVTSALISFSQTNGEKDGTTVRIHLSHFIKWAILRVGLEHQDLVSSISLLVKDKMVEQRKEDPSTLIIRDALFKYTVDA; encoded by the coding sequence ATGAAAATAACAGAATCTATGGTCCACAGACTCGGTGTTACATTCAAAGAATCCGATATCATCTTTGAAGAAAACCAAGAAGCGGAAGTGATGTATTTGATCGTAAAGGGGAAGGTTGGGATTCACAAAAAAGTAAAGGAGGCTTATAAACTCCTCGTAGAATTAAAAGAGGGCGATATGTTCGGCGAAATGGCACTGATCGACAAAACGCCTCGAAGCGCAAGAGCCGTCGCAAAAACGGATGTTTCGCTTATCGCGATCAACGAGGGCGCGTTTTTCAATCTGATCCAAACCAATCCGGGATTTTCGATGAAGATCGTTAAGATTCTTTCCTCTCGTTTGAGGGAAACGAATAAGACGATCGCTTCCCTTTTGAAAGCAGACAAAAAGAATTTAGTGACTTCCGCATTGATCAGCTTCTCCCAAACGAACGGAGAAAAAGACGGAACAACAGTTCGAATTCATCTCAGTCATTTTATCAAATGGGCTATCCTAAGAGTCGGGTTGGAGCATCAGGACTTGGTGAGTTCGATCAGTCTATTAGTAAAAGATAAAATGGTAGAACAGAGAAAGGAAGATCCATCCACGTTGATCATCCGGGACGCTCTATTCAAATATACGGTGGATGCTTGA
- a CDS encoding phosphotransferase family protein, translating to MNDTELKNVLEGYLSDRLKGKTEIHSMVSLSGGACQENFSAQLQVLDGPEKGSYDTVFRTDKGAALLASLSREDEFGVCELAYNAGVNTPRPFWLETNRGVTGSPFYFMQKISGKATGRYIVKDPSLNKIRKQLTADLAGNLAKIHSVKPEHCKNETLRKTLWMGQDPNDKVVANGSIRSLRLELDRMSEAYPAMEMILNWLEKKAKPSDDVVLIHGDFRTGNFMVTPDGLQGIVDWEFAHWGDRHEDLTWLCMRDWRFGKLNKEAGGFADRTEFYEAYEKASGVTLNPAMVTYWEVMGNLRWAIGCIGQAERHLSGKDKGIELAAIGRRACEMEYEAMRIIENAG from the coding sequence ATGAACGACACCGAATTAAAGAACGTTCTGGAAGGATATCTTTCGGACAGATTGAAGGGAAAAACGGAGATCCATTCGATGGTATCTCTTTCGGGCGGAGCTTGTCAGGAGAATTTTTCCGCGCAGCTCCAGGTTTTGGACGGACCGGAAAAAGGTTCTTACGATACCGTATTTCGAACCGACAAAGGCGCGGCGCTTCTCGCGTCGTTGAGTCGGGAGGACGAATTCGGAGTTTGCGAACTCGCCTACAACGCCGGCGTCAACACTCCGAGACCTTTTTGGCTCGAAACGAATCGAGGCGTAACGGGAAGTCCCTTCTACTTTATGCAGAAGATTTCCGGAAAAGCCACGGGAAGATATATCGTCAAAGATCCTTCGCTTAACAAAATCAGAAAACAACTCACCGCGGATCTAGCCGGCAATCTCGCAAAGATTCATTCGGTAAAACCGGAACATTGTAAAAACGAAACCCTTCGTAAAACTCTTTGGATGGGACAAGATCCCAACGACAAGGTAGTCGCGAACGGATCGATCCGTTCTCTTCGATTGGAGCTGGATCGGATGAGCGAAGCGTATCCTGCGATGGAGATGATTCTCAACTGGCTCGAAAAAAAGGCGAAACCTTCGGACGATGTCGTATTAATACACGGGGATTTTCGAACCGGAAACTTTATGGTAACGCCCGACGGGCTTCAAGGAATCGTGGATTGGGAATTCGCGCACTGGGGAGACCGGCACGAAGATCTCACATGGCTTTGTATGAGAGACTGGAGATTCGGAAAGTTGAATAAGGAAGCGGGCGGTTTTGCGGACCGCACCGAATTCTACGAAGCGTATGAAAAGGCTTCCGGAGTCACGTTGAATCCGGCGATGGTCACGTATTGGGAAGTGATGGGAAATCTCCGTTGGGCGATCGGTTGTATCGGTCAGGCGGAACGGCATCTTTCCGGAAAGGATAAGGGAATCGAACTTGCGGCGATCGGAAGAAGAGCCTGTGAAATGGAATACGAAGCGATGAGGATCATAGAAAATGCAGGATAA
- a CDS encoding DUF6285 domain-containing protein, with protein sequence MQDKPTSTDLLEAIQDFLMKEVLPQFKDKDLLSYKTLVSWNMLGVVSREIRSGEELLDKELDRLVKLLKKNSSLPSTLNEKKNLAHAWNAELRDKIRKEKLSLENAEYWNHVKETVREKVEVTNPRFTTES encoded by the coding sequence ATGCAGGATAAACCGACATCAACGGACTTGCTCGAAGCGATTCAGGATTTTCTTATGAAGGAAGTCCTCCCGCAATTCAAGGATAAGGATCTTCTTTCGTATAAAACATTAGTAAGTTGGAATATGTTGGGAGTCGTTTCTCGGGAGATTCGATCCGGAGAGGAGCTTCTCGACAAGGAACTCGATCGTCTCGTAAAACTTTTAAAGAAGAATTCTTCCCTGCCTTCCACGTTAAACGAAAAGAAAAATCTCGCGCACGCTTGGAACGCGGAACTCAGGGACAAGATCCGAAAGGAAAAACTCTCTTTGGAAAACGCGGAGTATTGGAATCACGTAAAAGAAACCGTACGCGAAAAGGTGGAAGTCACCAATCCTAGATTCACGACGGAAAGTTAG
- a CDS encoding SMP-30/gluconolactonase/LRE family protein: MNRNRILAVVSIFLLGGIVYYILKPSPVDPLAYFPPEPPPMEGAYAPNQLLSEAELIGLGKLQGPEDMEVDDHGNIYASCENGKVIHISPEGNVKAHAATSGRPLGSKLLADGRLIIADADKGLLEIGTKGEVKVLSTEADGVPFRFTDDLDVAQDGTIYFSDASDKFGSKEYLYDLMEARPRGRLLKYDPHTKKTTVLLKELYFANGVALSKNEDFVLVNETYRYRIRRYWLKGPKAGQNDFFIENLPGFPDNISADGNGTFYLALFTVRNSLMDNVFHPRPALKSAIAKLPKFLWPKAQPYGFVLLLDENGTPLRSFQEPTGKHLKAITSVKYKNGFLYLGSLYNDRIGKIRLESGASE; encoded by the coding sequence ATGAACCGGAATCGGATTCTTGCCGTTGTTTCCATTTTTCTTTTGGGTGGAATTGTCTATTATATCTTAAAACCTTCTCCCGTTGATCCGTTGGCGTATTTCCCGCCGGAACCTCCTCCGATGGAAGGAGCCTATGCTCCCAATCAATTGTTGTCCGAGGCCGAGCTGATCGGTTTAGGAAAACTGCAAGGTCCCGAAGACATGGAAGTCGACGACCACGGGAATATTTATGCGTCTTGCGAGAATGGAAAGGTGATTCACATTTCTCCCGAAGGCAACGTTAAGGCGCACGCCGCGACTTCGGGGCGTCCCCTCGGCAGCAAACTTTTGGCCGATGGTAGGCTGATTATAGCCGATGCCGACAAAGGACTTTTGGAAATCGGAACCAAGGGAGAAGTGAAAGTCCTCAGCACGGAAGCGGACGGGGTTCCGTTTCGATTCACGGACGACTTGGACGTCGCTCAAGACGGGACGATTTATTTTTCGGACGCTTCGGACAAGTTCGGTAGCAAGGAATATCTCTACGATTTGATGGAAGCGAGACCTCGCGGAAGACTTTTGAAATACGATCCTCATACGAAGAAGACGACCGTGTTGTTAAAAGAATTATACTTTGCTAATGGAGTCGCCCTTTCTAAAAACGAGGACTTCGTATTGGTCAACGAAACGTATCGATATAGAATCCGCAGATATTGGCTGAAAGGCCCGAAGGCAGGTCAAAACGATTTTTTTATAGAGAATCTTCCGGGATTTCCGGATAATATTTCGGCGGACGGAAACGGAACGTTTTATCTCGCATTGTTTACGGTGAGAAATTCCCTCATGGATAACGTCTTTCATCCGCGTCCCGCTTTGAAGTCGGCGATTGCGAAACTTCCCAAGTTTCTCTGGCCGAAAGCGCAGCCTTACGGATTCGTTCTTCTTTTGGACGAGAACGGAACTCCTCTTCGCAGTTTTCAGGAACCGACCGGAAAACATCTGAAGGCGATCACCTCCGTAAAATATAAAAACGGTTTCCTATATTTGGGAAGTCTTTATAACGATCGGATCGGAAAAATTCGGCTGGAATCCGGAGCGTCCGAGTGA